Proteins from a genomic interval of Aquabacterium sp. J223:
- a CDS encoding M20 family metallopeptidase, translating to MTTTLADRPENAHARALAEFSRTRWDEAIVPALTEYIRIPAKSPMFDADWAAHGLLDRVVHDAAAWAEQRPIAGLTVEVVRLPGRTPVLLFEVPATKAGSTETVLLYGHLDKQPEFSGWRSHMGPWTPVVEDGRLYGRGGADDGYAVYAALTAIEAMDREGLPRPRCIGLVETCEESGSGDLPVYLDALKDRLGQVGLVVCLDSGAGNYDQLWLTTSLRGLVSGVLKVEILTEGVHSGEAGGVVPSSFRILRQVLDRLEDSETGRILPARFHCEIPGVRVEQAKAAGAALRDEVWKRFPWACADDGGSALPTTDDPVEALLNRSWRPSLAVTGVDGIPALANAGNVLRPHTAFKLSLRLPPLVDANAAALELKRVLEDNAPYHAKVTFTPDGRAGQHGANGWNAPDIAPWLGTAMEAASQAHFGTPVGYIGQGGTIPLMSLLQQGFPRAQMMVCGVLGPKSNAHGPNEFLHLPYAQRLTAAVAQVMSAFPN from the coding sequence ATGACCACCACCCTCGCCGACCGCCCCGAGAACGCCCACGCCCGGGCCCTGGCTGAGTTCAGCCGCACCCGCTGGGACGAGGCCATCGTGCCGGCGCTCACCGAGTACATCCGCATCCCGGCCAAGAGCCCGATGTTCGACGCCGATTGGGCGGCGCACGGCCTGCTCGACCGGGTGGTGCACGACGCGGCCGCCTGGGCCGAGCAGCGGCCGATCGCCGGGCTGACCGTCGAGGTGGTCCGCCTGCCCGGCCGCACGCCGGTGCTGCTGTTCGAGGTGCCGGCGACCAAGGCCGGCTCGACCGAGACCGTGCTGCTCTACGGCCACCTGGACAAGCAGCCCGAGTTCTCCGGCTGGCGCTCGCACATGGGCCCGTGGACGCCGGTGGTGGAGGACGGCAGGCTCTACGGCCGAGGCGGCGCCGACGACGGCTACGCGGTCTACGCCGCCCTCACCGCCATCGAGGCGATGGACCGCGAAGGCCTGCCGCGCCCGCGCTGCATCGGCCTCGTCGAGACCTGCGAGGAAAGCGGCTCGGGCGACCTGCCGGTCTACCTCGACGCCTTGAAGGACCGGCTGGGGCAGGTGGGCCTGGTGGTCTGCCTCGATTCCGGCGCCGGCAACTACGACCAGCTGTGGCTGACCACCTCGCTGCGCGGGCTGGTCAGCGGCGTGCTGAAGGTCGAGATCCTCACCGAGGGCGTGCACTCGGGCGAAGCCGGCGGCGTGGTGCCGTCGAGCTTCCGCATCCTGCGTCAGGTGCTCGACCGGCTGGAGGACAGCGAGACCGGCCGCATCCTGCCCGCCCGCTTCCATTGCGAGATCCCCGGCGTGCGCGTCGAGCAGGCGAAGGCCGCCGGTGCCGCGCTGCGCGACGAGGTGTGGAAGCGCTTCCCCTGGGCCTGCGCCGACGACGGCGGCAGCGCCCTGCCGACCACCGACGACCCGGTCGAGGCCCTGCTCAACCGCAGCTGGCGGCCGTCGCTGGCGGTCACCGGCGTCGACGGCATCCCGGCGCTGGCCAACGCCGGCAACGTGCTGCGGCCGCACACCGCCTTCAAGCTGTCGCTGCGGCTGCCGCCGCTGGTCGACGCCAACGCGGCGGCGCTGGAGTTGAAGCGCGTGCTGGAGGACAACGCGCCCTACCACGCCAAGGTCACCTTCACGCCCGACGGCCGCGCCGGCCAGCACGGGGCCAACGGCTGGAACGCGCCCGACATCGCGCCCTGGCTGGGCACGGCGATGGAGGCCGCCTCGCAGGCCCATTTCGGCACGCCGGTGGGCTACATCGGCCAGGGCGGCACCATCCCGCTGATGAGCCTGCTGCAGCAGGGCTTCCCACGCGCCCAGATGATGGTCTGCGGCGTGCTCGGCCCGAAGAGCAACGCCCACGGGCCCAACGAGTTCCTGCACCTGCCCTATGCGCAGCGGCTGACCGCCGCCGTCGCACAGGTCATGTCGGCCTTTCCGAACTGA
- a CDS encoding aminoglycoside phosphotransferase family protein, whose amino-acid sequence MLSNVHWPDPAREAAFHAWLAALAPVHGLRADTLAPASADASFRRYLRLQADGRSLIVMDAPPPQEDVRPFVDIAARLRAAGLHAPEVLAADVERGFLLLPDLGTRLYLDALKTANAGEADRLMRAAIDALVRMQVGTVTDGLPAYDEALLRRELQLFPDWCVAKEHGVQWTPGAQLVWDRVTQRLVDSALAQPQVFVHRDYMPRNLMLAEPAPAILDFQDAVRGPVTYDIASLLRDAFWSWDEEREIDWAVRYWEGARKAGLPVGDDFGEFWRALEWMGLQRHLKVLGIFCRLKHRDGKPKYAEDLPRFFAYAIKVADRYEPLRPLVALLEPLAGIQLPTGLSMR is encoded by the coding sequence GTGCTGTCCAACGTCCACTGGCCCGACCCCGCCCGCGAGGCGGCCTTCCATGCTTGGCTGGCCGCGCTGGCACCGGTCCACGGGCTGCGCGCCGACACCCTGGCGCCCGCCTCTGCCGACGCGAGCTTTCGCCGCTACCTGCGGCTGCAGGCCGACGGCCGCAGCCTGATCGTCATGGACGCGCCGCCGCCGCAGGAGGATGTGCGGCCCTTCGTCGACATCGCGGCGCGGCTGCGCGCGGCCGGCCTGCACGCGCCGGAGGTGCTGGCCGCGGACGTCGAACGGGGCTTCCTGCTGCTGCCGGACCTCGGCACGCGGCTCTACCTCGACGCGCTGAAGACGGCGAACGCCGGCGAGGCGGACCGGCTGATGCGCGCGGCCATCGACGCGCTGGTCCGCATGCAGGTGGGCACGGTCACCGACGGGCTGCCGGCCTACGACGAGGCGCTGCTGCGCCGCGAGCTGCAGCTCTTCCCCGACTGGTGCGTGGCCAAGGAACACGGCGTGCAATGGACGCCCGGCGCGCAGCTGGTCTGGGACCGCGTCACGCAGCGGCTGGTCGACAGCGCGCTGGCCCAGCCGCAGGTCTTCGTCCACCGCGACTACATGCCGCGCAACCTGATGCTGGCCGAGCCGGCCCCGGCCATCCTCGACTTCCAGGACGCGGTGCGCGGGCCCGTCACCTACGACATCGCCTCCTTGCTGCGCGACGCCTTCTGGTCCTGGGACGAGGAACGCGAGATCGACTGGGCGGTGCGCTACTGGGAAGGCGCCCGCAAGGCCGGCCTGCCGGTCGGTGACGACTTCGGCGAGTTCTGGCGTGCGCTCGAATGGATGGGGCTGCAGCGGCACCTGAAGGTGCTGGGCATCTTCTGCCGCCTCAAGCACCGCGACGGCAAGCCCAAGTACGCCGAGGACCTGCCGCGCTTCTTCGCCTACGCCATCAAGGTGGCCGACCGCTACGAGCCGCTGCGGCCGCTGGTCGCGCTGCTGGAGCCGCTGGCCGGCATCCAGCTGCCGACCGGGTTGTCGATGCGCTAG
- a CDS encoding LPS-assembly protein LptD: MCGLLAGPARAQAPVAAPAGDGATPAEPLALQPSRSLRTGSRPGASDRLPVFLDADHVSAQPDLDALAEGNAVLRRGPLQVSGDRLRYEPPTGIARANGRVEVRRGGDVFRGPELQLQLQRFEGWFLQPDYFFEVTGGGGQARRIDFIDQDRVQALDATYTSCPRDGSGDPDWLLSTDRVRMDFDSNTGVAENGVLRFKGVPILAAPRLSFPLTDARKSGWLPPLINLDSRSGAVVGVPYYWNIAPNRDMTLTPTLLTRRGVSLDTEFRYLEPGHEGRINYALLPHDQETGRSRQSLRLQQEGAPTEGRLAGLYYKTNVFRVSDDDYWKDFPRALRWVTPRLLPTDLQGERGLQDLLGTTLNADWTAYARLQRWQVVQDVDPASRIVSPYERSPQVGVRARSRLAPATGGAFSGLQFSLQTEYNRFTLSDPANAAPGALTGDRVHALADIALPLRLPGGWLTPKLMANAASYRTDQAMSDGRTSASRIIPTASVDAGLVFEREATLFDRGMRQTLEPRLLYVNTPYRDQSRLPRFDAAGKDFNDLSIFTENDFSGVDRVSDAHQLTAGGTTRWLDEQNGAEVLRLGLAQRLLFRDQRVTPAGVPFTQSVSDLLLLGSTRLWPSWTLDAALQYSPQTDRVQRSLASVRYSPGPWRTVNVTHRLTRGLSEQMELGWQWPLFGPEPSATGRPPPSAGGSCGGTWYTVGRLNYSLRDRRLTDSLAGIEYDAGCWIARVVTERLSTGRAQATTRLMLQLELVGLSRLGTNPLQALRDNIPGYRLLREPRNTGGLTGSIYD, translated from the coding sequence GTGTGCGGGCTGCTCGCCGGGCCCGCTCGGGCGCAGGCGCCCGTCGCCGCGCCGGCCGGCGACGGCGCGACACCGGCCGAGCCGCTGGCGCTGCAGCCCAGCCGCAGCCTGCGCACCGGCTCGCGGCCCGGCGCGTCCGACCGGCTGCCGGTCTTCCTCGACGCCGACCACGTGAGCGCGCAGCCCGACCTCGACGCGCTGGCCGAGGGCAACGCCGTGCTGCGCCGCGGCCCGCTGCAGGTCAGCGGCGACCGCCTGCGCTACGAGCCGCCGACCGGCATCGCCCGGGCCAACGGCCGGGTCGAGGTGCGGCGCGGCGGCGACGTCTTCCGCGGGCCGGAACTGCAGCTGCAGCTGCAGCGTTTCGAGGGCTGGTTCCTGCAGCCCGACTATTTCTTCGAGGTCACCGGCGGCGGCGGCCAGGCCCGCCGCATCGACTTCATCGACCAGGACCGGGTGCAGGCGCTGGACGCCACCTACACCAGCTGCCCGCGCGACGGCTCGGGCGACCCGGACTGGCTGCTGTCCACCGACCGGGTGCGGATGGACTTCGACAGCAACACCGGCGTGGCGGAGAACGGCGTGCTGCGCTTCAAGGGCGTGCCCATCCTGGCCGCGCCGCGCCTGAGCTTCCCGCTCACCGACGCCCGCAAGTCGGGCTGGCTGCCGCCGCTGATCAACCTCGACAGCCGCAGCGGCGCGGTGGTGGGCGTGCCCTACTACTGGAACATCGCGCCCAACCGCGACATGACGCTGACGCCGACGCTGCTCACCCGCCGCGGCGTCAGCCTGGACACCGAGTTCCGCTACCTGGAGCCGGGCCACGAGGGCCGCATCAACTACGCACTGCTGCCCCACGACCAGGAGACCGGCCGCAGCCGGCAGTCGCTGCGCCTGCAGCAGGAGGGCGCGCCCACCGAAGGCCGCCTGGCGGGGCTGTACTACAAGACCAATGTCTTCCGCGTCTCCGACGACGACTACTGGAAGGACTTTCCCCGCGCGCTGCGCTGGGTGACGCCCCGCCTGCTGCCCACGGACCTGCAGGGCGAGCGAGGCCTGCAGGACCTGCTCGGCACCACCCTCAACGCCGACTGGACCGCGTACGCGCGGCTGCAGCGCTGGCAGGTGGTGCAGGACGTGGACCCGGCCTCGCGCATCGTGTCGCCCTACGAGCGCAGCCCGCAGGTCGGCGTGCGCGCGCGCAGCCGCCTGGCGCCGGCGACGGGCGGGGCGTTCAGCGGCCTGCAGTTCTCGCTGCAAACCGAGTACAACCGCTTCACGCTGTCCGATCCCGCGAACGCGGCGCCCGGCGCGCTGACCGGCGACCGGGTGCATGCGCTGGCCGACATCGCGCTGCCGCTGCGCCTGCCGGGCGGCTGGCTGACGCCCAAGCTGATGGCCAACGCGGCGTCGTACCGCACCGACCAGGCGATGAGCGACGGCCGCACCAGCGCCTCCCGCATCATCCCCACCGCCAGCGTCGACGCCGGCCTCGTCTTCGAGCGCGAAGCCACGCTGTTCGACCGCGGCATGCGGCAGACGCTGGAGCCGCGGCTGCTCTACGTCAACACACCCTACCGCGACCAGAGCCGGCTGCCGCGCTTCGACGCCGCGGGCAAGGACTTCAACGACCTGTCGATCTTCACCGAGAACGACTTCTCCGGCGTCGACCGGGTGTCGGACGCGCACCAGCTCACCGCCGGCGGCACCACCCGCTGGCTGGACGAGCAGAACGGCGCCGAGGTGCTGCGCCTGGGGTTGGCGCAGCGGCTGCTGTTCCGCGACCAGCGGGTCACGCCCGCCGGCGTGCCCTTCACGCAGTCGGTGTCGGACCTGCTGCTGCTCGGCTCGACCCGGCTGTGGCCGTCGTGGACGCTGGACGCGGCGCTGCAGTACAGCCCCCAGACCGACCGCGTGCAGCGCTCGCTGGCCAGCGTGCGCTACTCGCCGGGCCCCTGGCGCACGGTCAACGTCACCCACCGGCTGACGCGCGGCTTGAGCGAGCAGATGGAGCTGGGCTGGCAGTGGCCGCTGTTCGGGCCGGAGCCGTCGGCCACCGGCCGGCCGCCGCCCAGCGCCGGCGGCAGCTGCGGCGGCACCTGGTACACCGTCGGCCGCCTCAACTACAGCCTGCGCGACCGCCGGCTCACCGATTCGCTGGCCGGCATCGAGTACGACGCCGGCTGCTGGATCGCCCGCGTCGTGACCGAGCGCCTGTCCACCGGCCGCGCCCAGGCCACCACCCGGCTGATGCTGCAGCTGGAGCTGGTGGGCCTGTCGCGGTTGGGCACCAACCCGCTGCAAGCCCTCAGGGACAATATCCCGGGCTACCGCCTGCTGCGCGAACCGCGCAACACCGGCGGCCTGACCGGATCCATCTATGACTGA
- a CDS encoding alpha/beta hydrolase, giving the protein MGLTSTLVTQDGLALHLEHWPAAGSAARGTAILVHGLGEHLGRYPHVVAALAVAGWQVTAYDQRGHGRSQGTRGDTADAEALLRDLSAVMDRVAGSDAGPVVLVGHSMGGAVVARFVAEGLAERPAPWWRPVEALVMSSPALAIPIAPRQRGMLKALTVLAPGWPQPNGLKAEWLSHDPEVVAAYQRDPLVHDRITARMINFMIDAGRIAIERAPQWSTPTLLLYAGKDRCVDPAGSDAFAGAAPVHMVEAERLEALFHEIFNEPHRQVTLDRIGAWLRRLPMPINPVKTYRPPPPELQGTPKRPQLGR; this is encoded by the coding sequence ATGGGCCTGACCTCCACCCTCGTCACCCAGGACGGCCTGGCGCTGCACCTGGAGCACTGGCCGGCCGCCGGGTCCGCGGCGCGCGGCACCGCCATCCTCGTCCACGGCCTGGGCGAGCACCTGGGCCGCTACCCCCATGTGGTGGCGGCGCTGGCGGTGGCCGGCTGGCAGGTGACGGCCTACGACCAGCGCGGCCATGGCCGGTCGCAGGGCACGCGGGGCGACACCGCCGACGCCGAGGCGCTGCTGCGCGACCTGTCGGCGGTGATGGACCGGGTGGCCGGCAGCGACGCCGGGCCGGTGGTGCTGGTCGGCCACAGCATGGGCGGCGCGGTGGTCGCCCGCTTCGTCGCCGAAGGCCTGGCCGAGCGGCCCGCCCCCTGGTGGCGACCGGTGGAGGCGCTGGTGATGTCGTCGCCGGCGCTCGCCATCCCGATCGCACCGCGTCAGCGCGGCATGCTCAAGGCCCTGACGGTGCTGGCGCCGGGCTGGCCTCAGCCCAACGGCCTGAAGGCCGAATGGCTGTCGCACGACCCGGAGGTGGTGGCCGCCTACCAGCGCGACCCGCTGGTGCACGACCGCATCACCGCCCGAATGATCAATTTCATGATCGACGCCGGCCGCATCGCCATCGAGCGCGCGCCGCAGTGGAGCACGCCGACGCTGCTGCTCTACGCCGGCAAGGACCGCTGCGTCGACCCCGCCGGCAGCGACGCCTTCGCCGGCGCGGCGCCGGTCCACATGGTGGAGGCGGAACGGCTGGAAGCGCTGTTCCACGAGATCTTCAACGAGCCGCACCGGCAGGTGACGCTGGACCGCATCGGTGCCTGGCTGCGCAGGCTGCCGATGCCGATCAACCCGGTGAAGACCTACCGCCCGCCGCCGCCGGAACTGCAGGGCACGCCCAAGCGCCCGCAGTTGGGCCGTTGA